From the genome of Leishmania major strain Friedlin complete genome, chromosome 35:
TCGCGAAGGGGCCTGCTGCGTACCCGGTGTAGCTGCAAAAGAGAAACGCGGTCGGCGCCACGGTCAGGccgtccgcgccgcctcgctcaaACCGCGACGTGCTCGCTGAACGCGCGCCACTAGAATCTGTCTCCAAATCCTGCATCTCCCTCGGCAGGACTAGCGGaatggcggcgcagcacggaGGGTAGAAGACCGGAGGCGCCACCCCCCATCCAGCGGGTAGGTATTCAGGGCGTACGAGAACGGGAAGCAGAGTGTGCTTCAGCGCCTCTGCAAGCTCCTCGTGCATAGCGTCTCCCACCGTCCGGCGAGCAAGCTGACGCTTCTGCTGGCGCCGACGTACCATCAGCGCAACGAGAGCGGTTAAGACGACGGCGCTGGTGACCCAGACCCTGCGGTGATTCGGCTTAAACTCCATTGCGGTATTGCCCGGCTACCTGATGACGACTCTCAGCGCACTAATCGAAACGCAGCAGTGCCGACGTCGCAAACGCAGCAACAAGGTGCAATGATTCACCGAAATCACGGGTGCTCTTGAGTGTCCAAGAAGgaacaacaaaagaaaagatgAAGGACGTGAGTCTTCTGCAGTGCGGGAGTAAGCTGGCGTGCAAAAAGTTGCTCCGCGCCTAAAGGAGACGACGAGAAGGGCCAGCCAACAGAGAAATGGCAGCACTGGAGAAGAATTATGCGAGAGCCCAGAGAGaacagagagaaacagaaacGCAGAGTAGTGGTCAGATCAGCGGTAAAGTTGATTGGGTGTCGGGGTATAGCCTGGCACGTAAAGGACTGCGAGTGCAAGCGTCGTGCGGACGGACACACGCACTCAGACTTTCTTGAATGAGGGACAAGGCTGCGACAGAAAGACTTCGAACAGCGAGTAAGTccaaggggaggggtgacACCAAAACGGCGACCGCGAGAGGTGGACAGCGAACGCGTATATCTTGtgggaggcgggggaggaagagTGCGAGACACACGAAAACAGCGGAAGAACACCCgcagaagggagggagggagggaacacaaacaaaacacgaaaaaaaaacaagagtAAGATGAGGCAAACGTACAGCTGGCGAAAGCTGTCAGCACACCACACAGACatgcaaagagagagagagagagagagagcgagggaaacagaggtggtgtgtgtgtggggggggggggggctggcTGCACTCAAGGAGACACGTGTACAAGAAAAgtccacgcacgcacacacacacacacgctcacgccTATGTATACAGATGCGGGAGAGAAGGGCTCgtctttgttttcgtttAGGGTTCATTGACGGAACGACATGTACAAGAGAAATacagagaggggagagaatGGGGacgggaaaggggagggtgTCCGGCGTGAGTTGTGTCAGTAGAGAGTTGAAACAGTTCAAAGGGAGAAGAACAGAAAAAAATAACAGGTGAAACGCGTGTATGACAAAGGTAGTtctgcacacacagacagagagagagagagagacgcaaaTAGTAGGCGTGCACACCAGCAAAGTGGgagtgtgtggggggaggacAGAAGGAGCAGAGAAGGGCTTTTCGGTGTGTGGATggaagtgtgtgtgcgtgtgtgagtgtgtgagtGTATCGCTCCTCTGATACCGACCGCCAGCGGCAAGGCGTACTCCTCTTCTGCTGAGGGTTTGCGCAGCGCGTtgggcagcaccgcgtgtAGCACACGGGTGAACGATGAGGTCGCTTagaaagaaaacaagaatGTGGAAAGACACCAACGCCCAGAAAAGCAGTCAACCACGcaagggcacacacacacaaaagaaaacgagggGGTACGTTATGCTAATTTGAAAGgcacaaagaaaaaagagaaaatATAATATGAAAAGCAAGCTAGAGCCCGCTTTGCTGGAGTCGATCAGTGGTTGTTGTTGTGACTGCGGTGATGATTAGGTTTCGAATGAGGTCAGCAAACAAAGAAGGGGAGCGGTGCAGACAGAGAAAGAATGGAGAGAGGCAGGGGTGTACAACTGATACGAGTGGCGGCGTAGGGGGCACGCGAAGAAGttacagcagcagcagcgccagacGCACGCGATGACGAGCTGATGATGATTGCATGAAGCGACTCTGAAGCGGTTACATGAAAAAGTGCAGTGCCTCTTTGTTGAACCATTGCAAACACGATAACGGCTCTCACGGAATATGTCTCCTTCACTCCCACGCGACCATGCGTGCGGAAGGACCCCCGCCGTACACCCTTATCTGTCAAGGAGATGCTGGCTTCCTTTTTCTCGTATCTCGGTGTCTGTATGTTGCTGTAATGCATCGAGCCTATACTACTCGTATTCCTCATCCACTGCCCCTCAGCTTCtgagcagcgcctcgcacCATGAAAGATAAACATCGAACATAAGAGACACTAGTATTGGATTAAGTCATGTGCAtcggcgacgtcgaggaggaagaggaaagTCGCGCGAGGTAAGAGAAAAGCTACAAGGGAAACACACGCCGGAATGAGGTACAGGCCAAATGACGAAGGCGAGAGGGGgcgcaggagggagggagggaggggtggggatgggCTATACATGATGTACAAGAGATGCAAGGAggaccaaaaaaaaaaacgggaAGCAGAGTTACGCGTCTGTCACATATACACAGAACACTGGTGCTGATGCGGTGGCTACTGTACATGATCATCAACATatacgcatatatatatatatatatatatataagcaTACATATACCTGTGTCGCTCACTGCGAATTGTGTTTTGgagcgcgagagaggaaaaaaggggggaggggtggaaCAGTGCGCTCCGGAtgccgaaaaaaaaaacgtaaGGCAAAACCAAGAGAAAAGCAACAAGACAGCAGCAAGGAAAAGAAACGCAAAGGGAACGACGACAATGAACTCtgagaagggagggggggggacgaaGGGAaaggtgcgcagcagcgaatGCAAGCAGCAACGCACCTGTAAATCACAGCTGAATCcctcaacacacacacacacgcgcgcacactgTTTACGTCTCGTGTCATCGACGCGGTTGCCGGAGGCACCAATGGAGTTCACTAGAGTACATCTCCAACGTCGACCTCCCCTCGCACTCGTTGCTGTAGGCCAGCATAGGCGGTCGGCGCAGGGCGTTCGCAGAGGCGAACGATTGGGCCCGCGCTGCGGTGTCCTGGGAAGGGGAACACGTCGTCACGCCCAACGCAGTCGAGGAAGAAGTCATCTCTCCACTGCCATCTTTCCGTAGGGCCTTCtggggaggcggcagcgcgtcaaAAGGTGTGCGGTGTCCGGGCGCCGATGGCTGCGCGAGCGGCACTCGTGAAGAGCTCCCGTGACGCTGCGCAGAGGAGTTGCTCTCTGAGTCGGGTCGGATTCTCCCCCCGCGTGCTCCTTGTGGTAGGTAcggctgcttctgctgctgttgatgtgccgctgcgcttctgCCCTCGTCAACAGCGGAGGTCGTCAGCGCGCATCCGGAGACGCACAGCGCTAGCGCTTCCGCGATTCTGGTCCTATTGCACGAAGGCCTGCTCACAGCGCCGCAGGACTCGATCACTGCCGGGACTTCCTGGACGCTGAACGAACCGATGTTGCCGCTTATCTCTGCCGACCTcgctgcagcttcgcctcgGAGGCTGTTCGACGTCGCCATATTCGTCGACAGGCTCAGGGCGCTCGACGCAGATGCCGTTTCGGTTTGTGGGACCGCAGCGCCGGTgagtgccggtgctgcggctgctgcggtggcagtTCGCGCCGCATGCCTGGAGACACCGTCGGCTGCACCCAAAAGAACGCGCTGCCCCGTCACTCCCGCACTGTGCCACTTGCTCTCCTCCACGTGCACCAGCGTGTTGTGCAAGCccggctgcaccggcgcgtgcggcttCACCCCCCGCGACTCGCGCATCGCCATCAAGTCACGCTTCTGCCAGTCTGCGATGTGAATCTGCGTGCCACCGTCGCAGTCGGAAGTGCGCGACGCGCTCAGCGCCGCAGACGTGGCGTCTCGTGGGCTGTCGCCCCTCTCGAGCGGGCTGCCGGCGAGCAATGAGGTGTTGTAATGTGAGAGGGGTCTCCAACCACGAGGCGCGTCGTTGGAAAGCGCTTGTTCCTTTGTCGGTGAGCACGATGAGGGACGCAAGAGAAAGCTACCGCGCTGGTCCTTCAGCCCCTGTATGCCGTCCTTCAGCCCCGTCGGTGCGCGGTCATGCTTAGCGGTCGCGATCAACTCCGGGACCGAGTAGCGAGAGAGGGTGCTGGAAGACGCGCATCTCTGGCGTACAGAAGACGCCGGCCGGTGGGAGTTCACCGGTGCGTATCGTGCATTCGGCAAGGAAGCCAGCGCGCTACCCTCCTGTTGActccacggcgccggcgacacggtccctccgccctcctctaTCACAGGCGCTTCCTCGTTTCTActgccgcgcgtgcagcagcacagctgCGATGTCCCTGTgaggaaggcagcggcgccgtcgtcgttcAGATCGttgtggcgcggcggctggggCAGACTAAAGGCACTGTGAGAGGGCAGCGTGCTAGCAGCCTCGGCCTTGTGTCTGTTGCACACCCCATTTAGGACCGTCGACTCTTGCGTCGGCCctccgtgctgctgcctcgaAGCCGTCAGGGACTGATGGGCGCGATCGGCTCCAGAAAATCGCTGCTCTGTCGACAAGCAGGCAACCTTTTCTCCTGTATTACAATCGAGGAACCACACCTCCTGGTCGTAGCCAGAGGTAGCAAGCACACCACGATCGTCCAGCCACCGCACGCAAACCACACCGCACCGATCACTGTCGCGCCGGGTCGCTGTCGACATATTGCCGCGATACGTGCAACCTGCGCGGGCTTCTGCACCTCGCTCTGTTGTGGTACTCTGGCTCAAGTGCACTTGCACCGACCGCACCAGTTTCGGGGCTGCGAAACCGTCGTCGGCATCCGCTCCAGTGAAGTCCGTCACGGCTGTCAGCGAGAACGCTGGCCGGCTCGCATAAGAGCAACGAGGCAACGTGTACGCTTGGAGAAGGGGACACATGCTATAGGTGTGCACGACACCCTCAGAGTCGCCAAGGAACAAGTAATGTTGCCGCCCGTCGTAAGCCGCGGAGGTGAACTCGACGGATGCGGTCGGGGTCGCCGCGGTCGCAGTCCAGCCATCGCCAGCCCTAGTGTCTTGCAGTGCCTCGGTGGCCGGCCTTCCCGTGAGCATGGATAACTTCATGAGGGACGATGCGCCCTCACATGAAACCTCCGTCTGATCGGGTGAGGTTCGCTCAAGGACCGAGCCCAGTCGCAGCGGATTCAATGAGCCGCGCTGTGATGTGCACAGCGCCGGCGTGGCCGGTCGTGATGCAACGCATGCAGAGCCAGGGCGAGAGAAACAGGCGAGCTTAGGCAACATGAACCccagcggcgatgcgctcgcGCCAGTCATCTGCAAGGTGTTGTGGATGCCAGTGGTTGGGGCCGCAATAGTGTTATAGCATGGTGACGTGGCTGGTGACTGCATGTGCGGCCGTCCTCGCGTCGTCCCCGCGCTGGCAAGGTGCGTCCGCCCCATTGCCTGCATCCACGCACGCTCTGTTTCCACGGTGGCAGCTGTAGCGAGTTTAGGGGCGGGATGCTGCGGATGGCAAAAAACGCTCAGCAGCTTGAACCGCTCCACCGCTGGCGCGCATGACCAGCATCGGCAAACGCCACCGGCGTGCACCGTCACCAACGCTGGTGCACTGTCGAGGAAAATCAGGTCCACAAGACTACCGTACATGGTAAGCCTCTTCGTAACCGGCGCGTCCGTCCACGCCTGCATGTCGTAGATGTACACAGTGCGCTGCACATCCGTCACGGCGACAAGCCCCAGCTCCTCCGACACGCGCAGTTGAGCCAAGGGCGACGCAGAAACGGAAATGGTGGCCGAAAAGCCCACCTCCTGATTGTCCTCCTCCGATCGCACCAGTAGGGTCCCATTGGAGGTGATGGCGATCCAGGTCCGCGAGATCGACGAGTAGTGCATCTGCTCCACGAACGGCGGCCCACCCCCGTCGGCACCAGAGCCCGAGGACTTGGCATGCCACCAgactgccgccgtggcgggtGTGCATTGTGAGGCATCCGACACCAGCTTCTGTGTTGCGTGCCACACAACACTCCCATCGCTTAGTGATATAAACACGCGGCTGCCGAGCTCGTCAATGCACACCGCCTTGATATCGGCGCCAACTTGCGATACGCCGGACTCCGTCACCTGACTCAGCACACCGCGACGGTGCCCGTGTACGCCATCCCACACGCTAAGCCGCGTCGCGCCCTGCACGAAGAACGTGCGGGTCCGAATGTCATAGAAGACATCGTAgcacacctcctccgcgtcaCACACGAGTGGGCTGTCGCGACCATGTAGCCCCCAGCAGACGATGGAGTTGGAGAAGCCGCAGAGTAGCTCTTGCGTCGACGCACAGTAAATCAAGCTGTGGCATTGGGGGCCACCGACGTGGCCCGCCTGTCCCGCACCAGCCGGCAGCAAGGCAAGCAGTCCAAGATTGACAAAGAGGCCTGCAAGATTGCCGGCGAGCaggccgctgccggcgtgtgccgcggtgcgcgtgttgGCTGATGACGCCTTCGCCTCATTCGCCGGCACACTGCACAGCGAACCcttgtgccgctgcggtaCGCGACTGCTTCGGAACGACTGCACACACCGCTGCGTAGACGCGTCCCAGACTTTTACGACGCCCTCGCAGTCGGCGCTCACCACCTggtccgctgccgccacatGAACGAGTGCAATGATGCATGCATTGTGTTCGCCGTGGCCGGATACGTCGAATAATGTGCCAGGCAAAGTGCCGTGCGAGTGTGCCTCCCACCAAAGCAGCTGGCGCCCACACGAggtcgctgccaccacccAGTCGTGCCCTGCGACGTACACGAGCGTCGTCAAATGCTCATTGGCGACCCTGCCAAGCTCGCACGACTTCCCTGTGAGCAGAGATGTCGCCACGAGTCTCCCGTCAAAGCCGGAAGAGTACAGGTGCACCCCGTACACGCAGAAGTCGACAAGGCCGCcggatgtgcgtgtgtgaagGTTGGCATAGGTCTGCGCCACTGTGAACTCCATCCCACCGCTGTGCCCGTGAGGTGCCGtgacgcgcagcacctgcccAAGACTGTTGCCGAGGAAGAGCGTCTCCATGTAATCGGCGTAGGTGGGCGATTCCCGCGGCATCACCTGGATGCGACGCACTAAAccctccagcagcagtggcgtgATCGTCGTGCCCGTGAGGCCGTTCGAGAGGAGTGCACCCCAACCGCGCAACAGTCGATCGTCCGGAGAGTAGCACACGAACAGGTCGTGCGCAGCCAGGTAACAAACAGCCGAGGGGATCACTCCCGGGAGCATATTCGGTGGTGCCGAGTAGACACGCTCGAGGGTGTTCTTCGAATAAAGCATGAAAGGGCAGCTTCGGGTAGACGCAAAGAACAGCGACCTGTGTCCAGGCAGGCCGTCGAGGAAGCGAATGAGGCCGAGATCCTCGTCCTCGCGAAcgtccgctgcagcgcgcccgCGTCCGGTGACGCCCTCTTGGTCGGCCGACGTGCGAGCTGCTTTAGGGACTTCCTGGACGCCGCGACAGTAGCGCTTGAATGTGAGTTTCTCGGCGGAGGTGCTCTTCTTTGGTTTCCGCAGCTTCTGCGAAGGCTTAGATTGgctccgcagccgccgcgagaACGTAAACTGATTGAAGGAGTAGTTGCTGAGTCTTGTTCCTGGTGTGTCATTGCTCGCCTCGGCGACCAGGTAGTTCACGAAGTTCTCCCACGTGACGCGTTGTTGATTGTGGATGTTGACGTGGTTGAAGAGATGCTTCATGGGTTCGACGGAGCGTGTCGTGACCCCAGCTAGCTCCTGCCGACTGCGGATACGGCGGGTTCGTTCGGCCTCCCGATTTGTGCCGGCGTCATCGAAGGCGGCAGAGGTAAGGGTCACTGGAGCAGTGGCCTGCGCTCGCTGAGGTCGAGCGGGTCGGATTACAGAtgcggagggcgaggagggatGGATGCCACAACTAGGCTGGGTCCATGACTGCAGGAGAGCAACGCTAGCGTTCATCGATGCACCAGGGCTGGGGTGTTGCGTGACATACGGCTCGAGCAGTTGTCGGAATTCTGTATAGGAGACCCCTTGTGGAAACGCGGCCCACTCTCGCTGGAGGGTAGCAAGAGATACTTCGTTGCCGAGCAGGATTGCCAACTGTGGCATTAGGACATCATTCGATGGATGCATCTGGAAAGTATTACCCTCGGGCCTGCAGCAGACCTCAGAAGATATGTGAGGTTTCCTTATTcatcacacacacgaaaGCTTAGATGTGAGGGTCAGAGATGGAGAGGGCAGAAGAGAACAacgcggtggtggtagtgATAACGCAGACGCGGTCATGCATGcaaggcgagggaggagggaggcagaaagagcgcgagcagcacgatacgtttttctctctccccccctccacacacgcgcaagaTTACACCCAAGCACATAACCGTACGTGCGGTGGGCCTCGAGAACGGACACGGACAAAAAGGAAGGGAGCACATGGGTTGATACGAGCCTTGGTGGGGCACTCCTGcaagaagaaaagagagcgaCATGCCTGTCAGCCGCCTTGACGCTATCTCCCTCCTTTACCACCTTACTGCCTTTCCATCctgtctctcccctcctctacCCCTCTAACGCAGCGGAGAACGCAAAAACACGGTCCTGCTTGGCACCcctgtttttcttttcgtgtgtgACGGGGCAgcggacgcacacgcgtgggCGCTGTGCAGATTTTCattgatgctgctgctgttgctgtcgtCTGATCTTGCATTTTTTTTGGGGGAGGCAGTTTACATCTGTCGTGCGTGAGCACGTCGAACCCATTCTTCGCCGCGCGGCCTCGGCAAACAACCACAACCACACCAAACGAAAAAGGGAGGCACCAACCCCGAGAGAAGAGGCAGGCGCGCAGCACGGAGGAGAGTGGCGCCGGGAACAGGAGGACCttcgcgaggaggaggggctgggggaaggaaaaggcaaggaggaggtgccaCTTCCGGCGCGTTGCACCTACCCTCCATGACGCCACACAACCACGTCCGCGCCCTCTATTTGAAAGTGGCAAAAACATAAGCGTTTGTGCGTCACAAACGTGGCGAAATCGTGGCCGTAGATGACGTGCCAGCAACCACCTAGCTTGGCGGTGATGTCTTTCTTGATGTATTCAGCAATGCGGCTCAGTGCTGTTCGCTCAACGTCCCGCTCCAGCTCGCGGCGCGCGCCTTCCTCCTTACGCCAGGTGGTGCGTGTCGGCATGAAAACGTGTGTGTTGTAGGCTCGGAGGGCACTATGCATGAtgacctgcagctgcttcgccggCAAGTCGATGTAGAGTGCCTCCATGTGCACGTGGGAAGCGCGGATGTCCATCTcatcctccccctctgcGTCGCCGTGAGCGAAGCCGTCAGACAGGTGCATGTCAGAGAGCACCgagctgttgctgccgtccCCTTCGGCATTGCTGTGTCGTTGACTAGGCCGCAACGTTTTGTCGAGCGCGACGCCATCGTGGGTGCCGATGTTGGCCATCTTTTCGTCGGTCAGTCAACGTGTGCGTTTCTGTGAGTTTGAACTTGTCCGCGTCGTGAGCGCTGCTTCTTCCTGTATGCGTGAGCGCGTACGTGTACTGCGTGGGACACACTTCCTCGTACCCTGAAGAGAGCAGCCATGCGCGTGAgtgcacccacacacccgcacatacatacagacGAAAGAAACCgcagcagagaggaagaagcgagagaaagTAGTCGAGGAGTTCCAGGGCAAAGTCAGAAaaggagctgccgcagcagcgtcctAGTCTGCGACTCTTGATGTATGGCCACCACGATGTTCTTTCGAGCGCGTGCTcctgtatgtatgtgtgccaAACGTGGCCCGCGTCATCGTCACCGAGTGACCGGGGTAAAAGAAAGAGaacgaaaaggaaagaggagggggaggcgctAGACAGCCCAATACGAATTCCCGCGCCTTACAAACGCGCACCATCTGCACACTCCTACCTTCCAGCGTACCGTCCTCTCTCACAAGTCATTCCCGCCACAGCCATCTCCTTCCAGTGCTCCCCTCCCATCCTTgagcacatacacacaaaaaaaaggcagAGGGCAAAGGAGAGCCAAGCACGTACTGAACGAGCACCGAAGAAAAAAGTAGAGGAATACCGTGCCGAGccattatatatatatatatacatatatgtatagcCTTTCAGTGCGCCATGTGCCATGCCGGCTCACTACATGCATTCTCATTCGCCAGAGTAGCCACTCACAAAGATCGAGCAGCGAGAGATGGGCATTGACCGGGAGGGCGACCAGACAAATGCGAGGGCTTCAGGAGGGTTGCAAGGAGCGTGAGACCACAAGGTAAGGCACTCGCAACGACAGCGCACACCATCTATGGCGATGAGACGGGGGGTGCTTAGGAAAGAAAACCGCGTCTAAGCGCAGCGGGCGCGCGCTTGACACGAAAAAGGACGCGCTTGACAGCCACGACATGTATTTCGTAGGTTTTCCTCTCGCTGCTCTTCCGTTTCGATTTGCGCCACAGGCGTGGCATCCCCACatgcgcacagacacacactcaACACCACCGACAAGACGTCGAGCACGCGCATGGCGACATAAAAGGAAGAATGGCCTCGTTTGATTttcttcgtcgtcgctgtcgtcgttcGACACCCCAACAAAACGAGAGTACCAGAGTCGCACGCAGTGTCGGAGCAAGGAGGGAAgacatgcacatacacagagaaAACGACGCAGCAACAAAAGTAGAAAAAAACTTAAAATATGCATGACTGGCCCCTTCAGAAGCCCCCCTCCGCCTTTTCGTTGTTTGCTCCCGCCAAAAACCATGGCCGCGTGCCTTCCCGCAGCTTGCTTACTTGGCAACACAAAGACGACGATAGCGTCGGGGTGAGTCGACCGGAGcaacggagagagaaagaaagagcaTTACAAGAGCAGGGGCAAACATGAagcgagcacacgcacacacgccaacaaggggaggggagaacaCACGAGCGGTGCGGATCAAAGAcagaacaaaaagaaaggaaaacaTGATAATACACACAGCATAGCAAAGAAGATGAAGAAACAACAAGCGTGCATGCTAAGAACGCAAAATGAAAAAAGGGGacagcgaaaagaaaacTGTGAGTGCCTGGAGGCGTGTCTGTGGGAAAAGAAGAGAAACTCGGCGTagtctctccctctctctttttttgcATGTGCTGGCACGCGAACAGTCATGAGCAGCTATCAAATCGAGCAAATGCGAGCAGGATAAAGAAAACACCGTGAGAGGAAAGGCAGAGTGAAGGGGGCATGCTGCTAAAAGGAAAGGTAGGTGTCCAGATTTTTGAGGCCCTGGATAAATCCTATGGTGGACTCATCAAAGTTAAACTTGCGCCACGTAGATCGGGCGAAGTCGATGAGGCACAGTctcgctgtcgccggcgaggcagccgcgtcATACAGGAGGAGCACGCTTGCCGAAACAAAGGCCATGTGCTGCAGCATGAAGGTGCCATCTGGCTTACCTTCAAAGAAGTCCAGCAGCGATTTGATTTCAGCGCGTACGTGACGTATGCGCTGCTTCATGCGCGTCCTTTCTGTGCTGGTGGCGGTTCCCATCTGCTTGCTGTGAAAGACGAGCTGCCCGTCTTCGTTTGTCTCCGCGAGTGGCGCGCCAATCGACAGGAACGTCTTGAGGCAGGTGCTGAGCTCCCGCACGTTGGACACGGCATACCCGATGTCTTTGCCAAAGCGCTCGCACGTCAagctcgccgtcgcgcctTCTGTGCCCGCAGCGGCGTGAATGTACCGTCGGCAGCCGCAGATGCGCAACGCCGTGTCCCGCACCAGCGCCTTTTGATCCTTCTTTACGATCCGCGCCACCTTGTCCTCTGGTGTGAGCGGTGAGTGCCGGGTGAAGCCGATCTTGACGTCCATGATGCACGGCTTCTGCATGCCCGACGTCTCGTCGACAAGGCCGATGCCCCAGATTCCCGTGTCATACCTGTCATCGAATCCCTTCAGCTGCTCGGCGCCATCGAAGAGCTCGTGGAAGAGCGGTGCAAGAACAACGCTGCGGGCCGGCGCGCCAGCTTCCACGATAATCCACTCGTCTGCGTTCTCCATGTACGACTTCAGCGTTGCCGACTTGGTCATATACTTCTCAGGGAAGCGAATCGAGAACAGAGTGGAGGCAAACGCGGCCATCTTGCCCGCAGCATGGACAAACTTGGCGCACGCGTCGTCTTCACGAGGGTGCGTCGTgtccggctgctgcgcgagcgcgtcCTCCTTGGCGAGCTCCATCGCGAGGTAGTACATCACCTCCCACGCCGTGGTCTTCTTCCGGAGTGTGCCGCGGCCGTCGTGGGCCGTTTCGCCATAGAAGATGGACGACTTGtggccgccgacagcgtCAAACAAAGCAGGAGAGCCCTCACCCGACATGGCAGCGTACTGGATTACTGTGAAGGGTACCGCatgtgtatctgtgtgtgtgtgtgtgtgtgtgcgtgtgtgtctaaGTGAACAACTAGGGTCCCAGCGCGTGGTGAACGCCAACGTTAGTGCGATGGCTACGAAACA
Proteins encoded in this window:
- a CDS encoding conserved hypothetical protein (previous protein_id=AAZ14535.1), whose translation is MKHLFNHVNIHNQQRVTWENFVNYLVAEASNDTPGTRLSNYSFNQFTFSRRLRSQSKPSQKLRKPKKSTSAEKLTFKRYCRGVQEVPKAARTSADQEGVTGRGRAAADVREDEDLGLIRFLDGLPGHRSLFFASTRSCPFMLYSKNTLERVYSAPPNMLPGVIPSAVCYLAAHDLFVCYSPDDRLLRGWGALLSNGLTGTTITPLLLEGLVRRIQVMPRESPTYADYMETLFLGNSLGQVLRVTAPHGHSGGMEFTVAQTYANLHTRTSGGLVDFCVYGVHLYSSGFDGRLVATSLLTGKSCELGRVANEHLTTLVYVAGHDWVVAATSCGRQLLWWEAHSHGTLPGTLFDVSGHGEHNACIIALVHVAAADQVVSADCEGVVKVWDASTQRCVQSFRSSRVPQRHKGSLCSVPANEAKASSANTRTAAHAGSGLLAGNLAGLFVNLGLLALLPAGAGQAGHVGGPQCHSLIYCASTQELLCGFSNSIVCWGLHGRDSPLVCDAEEVCYDVFYDIRTRTFFVQGATRLSVWDGVHGHRRGVLSQVTESGVSQVGADIKAVCIDELGSRVFISLSDGSVVWHATQKLVSDASQCTPATAAVWWHAKSSGSGADGGGPPFVEQMHYSSISRTWIAITSNGTLLVRSEEDNQEVGFSATISVSASPLAQLRVSEELGLVAVTDVQRTVYIYDMQAWTDAPVTKRLTMYGSLVDLIFLDSAPALVTVHAGGVCRCWSCAPAVERFKLLSVFCHPQHPAPKLATAATVETERAWMQAMGRTHLASAGTTRGRPHMQSPATSPCYNTIAAPTTGIHNTLQMTGASASPLGFMLPKLACFSRPGSACVASRPATPALCTSQRGSLNPLRLGSVLERTSPDQTEVSCEGASSLMKLSMLTGRPATEALQDTRAGDGWTATAATPTASVEFTSAAYDGRQHYLFLGDSEGVVHTYSMCPLLQAYTLPRCSYASRPAFSLTAVTDFTGADADDGFAAPKLVRSVQVHLSQSTTTERGAEARAGCTYRGNMSTATRRDSDRCGVVCVRWLDDRGVLATSGYDQEVWFLDCNTGEKVACLSTEQRFSGADRAHQSLTASRQQHGGPTQESTVLNGVCNRHKAEAASTLPSHSAFSLPQPPRHNDLNDDGAAAFLTGTSQLCCCTRGSRNEEAPVIEEGGGTVSPAPWSQQEGSALASLPNARYAPVNSHRPASSVRQRCASSSTLSRYSVPELIATAKHDRAPTGLKDGIQGLKDQRGSFLLRPSSCSPTKEQALSNDAPRGWRPLSHYNTSLLAGSPLERGDSPRDATSAALSASRTSDCDGGTQIHIADWQKRDLMAMRESRGVKPHAPVQPGLHNTLVHVEESKWHSAGVTGQRVLLGAADGVSRHAARTATAAAAAPALTGAAVPQTETASASSALSLSTNMATSNSLRGEAAARSAEISGNIGSFSVQEVPAVIESCGAVSRPSCNRTRIAEALALCVSGCALTTSAVDEGRSAAAHQQQQKQPYLPQGARGGRIRPDSESNSSAQRHGSSSRVPLAQPSAPGHRTPFDALPPPQKALRKDGSGEMTSSSTALGVTTCSPSQDTAARAQSFASANALRRPPMLAYSNECEGRSTLEMYSSELHWCLRQPRR
- a CDS encoding conserved hypothetical protein (previous protein_id=AAZ14536.1), with translation MANIGTHDGVALDKTLRPSQRHSNAEGDGSNSSVLSDMHLSDGFAHGDAEGEDEMDIRASHVHMEALYIDLPAKQLQVIMHSALRAYNTHVFMPTRTTWRKEEGARRELERDVERTALSRIAEYIKKDITAKLGGCWHVIYGHDFATFVTHKRLCFCHFQIEGADVVVWRHGG
- a CDS encoding conserved hypothetical protein (previous protein_id=AAZ14537.1) gives rise to the protein MSGEGSPALFDAVGGHKSSIFYGETAHDGRGTLRKKTTAWEVMYYLAMELAKEDALAQQPDTTHPREDDACAKFVHAAGKMAAFASTLFSIRFPEKYMTKSATLKSYMENADEWIIVEAGAPARSVVLAPLFHELFDGAEQLKGFDDRYDTGIWGIGLVDETSGMQKPCIMDVKIGFTRHSPLTPEDKVARIVKKDQKALVRDTALRICGCRRYIHAAAGTEGATASLTCERFGKDIGYAVSNVRELSTCLKTFLSIGAPLAETNEDGQLVFHSKQMGTATSTERTRMKQRIRHVRAEIKSLLDFFEGKPDGTFMLQHMAFVSASVLLLYDAAASPATARLCLIDFARSTWRKFNFDESTIGFIQGLKNLDTYLSF